The following nucleotide sequence is from Pithys albifrons albifrons isolate INPA30051 chromosome 2, PitAlb_v1, whole genome shotgun sequence.
CTAGTGGGATATTGCTGAAAACAAGCACTAAGTAGCCCAAATGGATTGTGCATATTAGATAAGTACTGTTTCTCTTCTGTGATATGCATTCAGCAGTCCTGTTGCAGCGTTTTCTTGTGATTTCTtggtgttaatttttttattgttttcttccttccctcccctctacTCCCGGTCAGGTGTTCAGTTCCCGACAAGCGCTGAACGGCCACGCTCGCATTCACGGAGGTACGAACCAGGTGACGAAAACACGATGCACCATTCCAGGCACTAAGCAGAAATCTGGTACGCAGAGCGGGTACTGTTCCATCAAGAGCTCACCTGCCCATAGCACAACAAGCGGTGAGACCGACCCAACAACAATTTTTCCTTGCAAGGAGTGTGGCAAGTAAGTAAATATGACTGTCCTGCAGTATTGCATTGCGTTTGCCTGTTTAGATTCCAGATCAGTAGTGCTGTGAACAAACCCTTTGTTTTGCTCTGATGGTCTCAGAAAACCTTTTCCCCCTGGATGACATGTCCTCCAACCAAAACTATCAGAGATGGGTTTGCTTGACATTTTGGATGTGATACCCTTGCAGTATTTACTCCTATTATCCTCAATCAGTTTATCTGCTAGAATTTGTACATCTGACAGTCCAGTTTCCTGCTTCGTCACAGACTGGGATGTGACAGTAGGCgactttttgtgtgtttctgtgctttggCCATCCTCAATGTGGTATTCCTTCTCTTTATCCCTGTTGTGCAAGATTGTTGTGAAACTGATACAGGGAGAATTAGGATGTGCATAGATACTGAAGCAAGTGTGGGAGCTAAAAAATTACCTCTGGCGAAGTCATACTAGGCCATTTTGATACCATCAGGATGTATAAATCTGGTAGTCTGTCCCTGAAATTCGCACCATGGCATTGCAGACTTCACTGACTTCTATTTCAGAACAAGGAAGCAAATGTACTGATAGGTTGTTGAGTCTTTTTTGGCTCACTTCATCAAAAGCATGCATTTttatctgatttatttttcctttaaaatttagggtatttttcaaaatcaaaagcCGCAATGCTCATATGAAGACTCACAGACAACAAGAAGAACAACAAAGGCAGAAGGCTCAGAaagctgcagtggcagcagaaaTGGCAGCCACTATTGCAAGAACTACTGGGCCAGCTGGGCATAGTTTGATCCCCCTGGATCACATGGGTTTGGTTAAACATGTGGAAAATGTTGGTGACATTGACGATGATGTTGTTCCGGATCTGGGTGATGTCATGGAAGAGAACGAAGTCATGGATGCTGACCTTTTATTGGATGATGAAGATCCAGATCTACTGCAGGATGATGCTGAGTTGTAAATAACATTGTTTGATAGACAGCTACTGAGCACACCCTGAATGGATCAATCAGGAAACCTGGACTGCTTGTCTATTCCCCACTGATTGTAAACTACCTGTTGAAAATGATAATTCTTTTATCCAggtctagaaaaaaaatttgcttttttccctttttttattaatttgtgtttgggggaaagaaataaataattggTACAAATATTCTTACAAGGTGTTTTTATCTGAGCTCTTTTTGCTGATAACTTTCAAGGCCACTAATTACAGAAGTTTGGGATTCTGCTATCAGTTCCTGCCAGATGGTCCCGGTAGAATCTTTAGTCTTCAAGTCTTCAAGTTTCATTTTACCCCAGTTGCAAGCATAAACATCACACACTTTtgatgaaactttttttttgcctacaCTGGATAATTTCCAGCATCTTTTAGAGAGTAAATGTCATCTCTCTTAAAGATATGATTATATTCTTTGTCTTTGTGCTGTCATTTTAAGGgagatggaggaaaaaaatctgatttaacTGTGAAATAGTTACAGGAGTGACTGCATCATCTGTAATATTGCAGTACATTTTCAGTTCTGTCTTGTTTACACAGGACATTTTAGACCTTCCATTTTAGCAAGGTTTTGGTCTTCTGATTTTAGAATGACCTAATTCAAGgactgaagaaggaaaattattgTACTGTGGTTCACATCATCTGATGGGAACACTGAATCAGGAACGCTGCCTTGGTAATCAGATTGCACTGGAAATACTATGCTGTGACAATAAATCACACTGTGGAATAGCCATCTCCATGGTTTTAGGGGAGTCTGTGCTTGAGCAATGCAGGGTTCTTGCCTGTGGAACAGAGACTGAATGGAGTATGTGCATTCAGCACACATTAGTTATTACTTCCAGGTATAATGTTATTCTCGTGCCATTTTCAGTCCTCattacataaaattaaaatgttgtttATTCGGTAAAACATACTACAGAGGTGAGTTACGTTGCTGTTTAATTGCTGTTTCTCCTCCTTTCGGTTCAGATCTACATGCTGGGTGTCTCACACCATTTATATAAATTTACATTTGGTTCTTTGAGTAAATAGGATATCAAACGAATTGGACCTTGCAGAATTAAGGAAGAATTGGAGTTGAGTGGACCTTTAGTTACAGAGTATGAATGGTGATTGTAGAGCTTTCACAGGTAGCAGCACTGATTTTCTTGTGAATTTTGCACAGTAGAGAGTATTGCTaactttataaaatattttataggaTTGATTTCAGATCTGCCAGGTTTCagggttgtttggggttttctttatgggaattgcattttgttttattggggtttttctgCCACATTCCTAATACCTTTAGCAGAATCTGAGTGATGGTAGGTCTTATTTTCTACTGTCTTTCTTCCTTGTTTAACTATGCAAAATGAGGGCAAATTATGACACTTTTATAGAAGTACTGGACCACACAAGTTCAAGAACAGTGGGACCCCACTGACAGAGAGAGTTGCCTTCTCTGTCAGAACCAAATACGTGAAGCCAAATGACCTCAAGTTTCTATTTAAGGTTAAATGCTGTGATAGTAAAGAGCAACCCTTTAGGAGAAAGgaagtaatttctgtttctggtTAGTGAAGTTGCTGCATATATGGTTGGTTGAGTGTTTTTGAGGTTGTTCCAGAGGTTCTTTCAGTTGGTTTTGACCAGTGGGTGAAATTTCACTCCCTCTGCCACATAAGGGATGATGTTCTCAGTTCCTGTACCCCTGAGTTTCAGATcaggcagcttttctttctttgttgaACTGCCAGTCATGCACTGCCCAGCAGTTCCTTGCTGTGATGTGTTGCTTTTGCAGGGGCCATGTGCAACCCTGGCTCAGCACAGTGGATGACAGCTGAGTGCCACCAGTTAGATCCACCACAAGAAATCCCATAGATTGTGCAAGTCTTCATGGTTTGCAAAGTGGAGGCTTTTGTGAGCTGTAATGTGTTGGCTTTTAGGAGCCTGTCTTACAAACAACCCAGAAGCATGTCCTCTCCCTCCCAAACTTCTATCACTTTGAACTTCTAAGGATCTTTCTGAGAAAGGCTGCTACAGTGGAAAATGGATGTGCTTTCAGGTTCCCTGTTAatggtggggggaaaaaacctctgtGTTTAAGCAAAATGATATTTGAAATCAGAATTCTTCTTGAAGAACAGAGTGAAATACATTAGAAACTTAGCAGGCATGATTCTGAAGAACAGCTCTCTATTAAAGAATCTGCACTGGAACAATTGGACAGGATCTGTGCTAAACTTAgtatctataaatatatatatatatatatatacacatgcgTATATATGCCTGGTTCTGTAACATTAATTGGATGCTGTACAGCCAAGAAAATAGAACAATGATAACCAAAGAAGTTattcataaaggaaaaaaaagtacatttccTAAGCAGTACTTGGTTTAGGCCTCAAACATTGACTTCATCATTATTAAGTGTTGGATTGGCTGGTGTAAAACAGATGCTGTCTGCCTATTTGTACAAGTTGGACatagttttatttcagaaaacctTTTTCCTGCTGATGGTTGGTGATGGAAGACTGTTCAATATTGGACCTAGTCCTCTTTGATAAAACCTGTACatacagaaaacatattttatgagaaaaatcttattttcagtatttaacTGTTATTTTATTAGAAGATGGTTGTGTAAATATTTTAGGTGCTTTAGTGTAAAAAGTGAACTGTAATTTTAGGTGGCAGAGgaagtaacaaaataaaaaactataCATTTGATAGAGCTTGTGATCTATGGTGGTTTCAGGTTCCAGCTGTGGCATTTGACTTGCACAAAGCTTAATTTCAGGTTACTGCCTCTCCGCTTGTGTGTGTTTAAGGATGGCTTAGTGGAGTTAATTAGTACTCGCTTATTCACCACACTCCTTTAAATATTTGGTACCGATCCGGAATTGTGTTATATTATCCGGGGAAAGGGGTTTATGTGCCATTTCCAGTCATTTTTATACTTAGGTAACATACAGTCGAGTGGGGTTTGCTCCAACGGCCTTGTATAGTTTTTTAACGGTTAAGTGTGTGGGGGGAGAAAGCTGAAACTGATGTTCGTGTCACCATTTTTTCAAGGATTTCTGGAGCACAGGCCGGGGGCGCCTTTGCGGGGACCTCACCGGGGCTCGCCGTGGGcgggaggggctgagggggagCGGTGCCGGGGAGGCCGGGACAGGGAGGCAATTGCGGGCCCGTGCAGCGCCACAGGAGCCCCCGGCCCGTGTCTCTGCCCCGTGTCCGCACCTGTGTCCCCGgcccgtgtccctgtccctgtccctgtcccgtctcgcagccccctgtccctgccccggcCCGCAGCGCCGGGGCGGAGGCGCCCCCCGATCCCGCCCTTTTTCCGGCGGGGCCGCGCTGGGCGGGCCAAGATGGCGGCGTGGGGGCTGTGGCGGCGGCTGTGGCAGGTGCGGACTGAGGCGGGACGGGGCAGGGGGATCTGTGTCCTCCCTCTCCTCGGCTTTTCCCTCGGCATCTTCGTTCctgagggaagggggaaaaggggacacGGCAAATGGTTTCCTTTGGGCTGTGGGAGGGTTGGGGTTGTGCGGCGTGGGGCCGTGTCTCTGCACGCCATCATCGCCTGACGGCCGCGCCAGAACTCTGCCCCGCAGAGCTGGGGTTTTTGCGGGAAGGTAATATGGGGGTGGttggtcccgtggtgtaaaggagagctctctggactctgaatcccaaggacctgagttcgagtctcagtgggactgtcccctggcagttcagtgCCTCCCTaccatcccatcccgtcacatctcggatgctcagcagggtcagccccggttagtaccgggtgctgtgacagtcccgaggacttccctgtcactgtccaagctcactcggctgtggcaggTAGaccctcaggacttaaacggtggggccagttctatgcacgctgagcctcacctaaaacatccactgtgcaggctggaagggctcacccatgtggggagagccctgcccaaagcttcggttttgaagtctggccatacatacatacatacatactctGGGGGTAAGGGGTGGTGAAGAACAGAGCCCTGGGGTTTGCCGGCCGTGTGCCAAGCCAGCTTCTAGTCTGGAAATTTTCAAATCCTGGAAGTTACAATGTAAAAATATAGGGGAGGCATTTTGCACTGCCGATGTGTCCTGCTGTTTTTAACTTCTAAAGAGTGATTGTTTTCTCTAAAATTGAGAAAATTCGATGTTGGTTGTGTTTCCTGTTCGTTTTTTGAAGCCCTGAATTCACTTCTGTGTGCACTGTATTTTGCACTTGTTTACCTTGCAGGGACGTGTCTCCCCCTCAGCACTTCAGGTCTCTCAGCCAAACACAATTAAGGCTATTTTGCAGTAGGAGAGGTGTCTGTTTTGTGCAAGGTCTTAGTTCGCTCAGGAAATTGAGTTGTGTTATGTATCAGACTCTGTCTTTTCCACTAGACtggggtgctccagcctggccttgaacacatcaggggtggggcatccacagcttccctcagcaacttgttccagtgcctcaccaccctcacagaaaagaaattttgtctAATCTAcatctaccctctttcagtttgaagccattctcccttgtcctgtgaCTACaggctcttgtaaatagtccctGTACTTCATTAGATGTCATTAGAAAAGTAACAGATGTATTTCAGTAGTTTTAGGTATTAAGACTCAAGTAGTTCCCAACATAAACTTTGAAACATTCTGAATGATCATCAACCACAGTGGCAAATATTCTGTGCTCTTGAAGTTGCTTATTTTGTAATGCATTTAAGGAATATAACACCAGCACCTCTCTGTGAACATCTGGATTTGAAAGGGTTACCTAAGGGGAGGCATTTCCTACAACAGTCAGCTTTGTAAACAGGAAACTCCCCTGCGTCTTCCTGCAGGCACCTTCATGTTGGAAGCAGCATTGGTAGGATAACTTTCGACTGAGGCagaattacttaaaaaaacagGTTCATTCTACTGCTGATGTATAATGAATGTATAATGCATGGTGGAAAAGGTATGGAGACCTGGTAGCATCATATAGTCAGTTCTGCACATCTATGAGCAGCTACTGTAAGATTACCTGGAAAAGTGTCAGTTCTGGctgttttctgatgttttgATTAGGCAGTCACCTTTATAACTCCTGGATGGAGTGTCTGTCTTATCTCTTAAAGCTATGTTAAAAAAAGAGTTCCAAGGGGCAGGGTAAGAAGATAATGTGGCTTCAccattctgctgctgcagccctgaggTTCTGTAAAGCAAGTGAGagttctttcctcctctccccctcaaGTACTCTGTAACTTTGTCAAATTAAGAGTTAATGGAAGGAAGCTACAAGCTACATAATGTTCAGAGGGAAACAAGTTATTCTAGTATGAAAAGTAGTGATGTTACATCTTGATTAACAACTGTATCCCTTTCTAACACAGAAAAATCATGTTATCTCTTAAGTATGACTTGTTAACTTGTAAGGAGGATTTCTACTTAAATGTTCTCTTCAAAAGAACAAGCGTTCAAAATGACAAggaacttttctgaaaaaatgggaaatttcTTGTTAAATTTTATGGTTTatcttggcaaaatgccaactgcccaatacagagtcaaagggTTCCCCTCCCAGGGGTTGAATTTTTGCATTTATAGGATACTGTTTTCGGTTGCTTTTACTTAAGCCTACTTAAGCTTGTCACTTGACAAAACCAATATATATTGTCCTATGAAagtaaaactgaagagaaaatgtTACCATACACAGAAATGGCATCTGATGCCAGAcagaatacatttttctgttgaaaacaTGCTTTGTGATTGCTATTCAGATGCCTCCTTAGTAAGTGCATACTGTTATTGTGCCTTTAATGTGTTCCTTTTTAGGTGCTGTTGTATACTGAAATACAGTTCCATGctcctgtttttctgtgttttctgatgGAGCAAACTTCATACTTTGCCAGATCAGTGCCTAGGAATGTGCTGTGTTTTGCTGTGCAAAAAAGTATTCTTTAATTAACTGCCTGCTTTCTGGTTTGGGAGGAAAACCCCACAACATAAACCTATTTGTTTTATACAGGGATCAACTTTTCCTGTTAATTATGCAAGCAGAATTATGcaaaagcagtattttcttcCGTAAGTATAAAGGATCTTTCTTCTTCCACTGCTCCTGCATAGTCCCTAAAAAAAATAACTCCAACTTTCACAACTTATTTTGTGCTTCCCTCGTTGTATTTGTAGAAGCTCCAACTTGATGGGAGCACAGCTGGCTGGATCCCATGTTGATACACAGGAGCCTAAGACTAATCCTTTGGTAAGTGTTTTGTAGCATGGTATTTTTATGTTGTCTTAGTAATGAAGAGAACATACAGAAAAACTTGAATTCCTTTCTTGCAGCTTTTTAAAGTTCTGTTTTAATGATGTCAAATTTGTcatagagaaagaaataatttagattACTGGCATTTGAAATCTTTTGGGGTTTATTGGGCAAGATTCTTTAGCTCACAGTTGCCTCTTGGTcactttctgctttctgtgtgcAGCTGTGACTCGAAGAATAAATACCAGCTTTTTGGCCACACTCAGTTCGGTGCCTGTGGCAGATTAGTAGTTTATTTGACCAGGGCTTCAGAAACATCTGACAGCCAACAttagatcatagaatcacagaatcgtttgggttggaaaagacctctgagatcatcaagtccaactcttggtccaactccagttcatttaccagatcgtggcactcagcgccacatccaatctcagtttaaaaacctccagggatggcgaatccatcacctctctgggcaggccattcccatgcctgattactctctctggaaagaatttttttctgatctccaacttaaatttcccctggcagagcttgagcctgtgcccccttgtcctattgctgagtgcctgggagaagagaacaacccccacctggctagaacttcccttcaggtagttctagacagtgctgaggtcacctctgagcctcctcttctccaggctaaacaaccccagctccctcagcctctccccatagggcttgtgctccagtcccttcaccagccttgtttctcttctctggacctgctccagcacctcaatatctttcctgaactgaggggcccagaacagaacacaacactcaaggtgtggcctcaccaacacagagtacaggggaggATCTACAGTGCTGACccagccttcctgccctgtcTGGTGCATGCTGGATTTACTGTGCTGAACTGCCTAGGAGTGAACCTGTGGGAAAATCCACACTTCTGGACACATCAGGGCTCTTCAGGTGATCAGTCAGCCCAGGCCATGAGAAACTGAAGCTCTGACTGAAAATCATAAACTTGTATTTGCATAAACATAAAGGATGATACTTCTTGGGAAGCCTGCTATGTTTAAAGTAGTCTTGTAACTAGCTTGGTAAAGTGAGAATTCTGGTTGTTGTCCATAATGTTCTAGTTACTTTCGATACTCAAGCAGACTCTTAAATATTTGGATATTCTCTCactgctatttaaaataaaaatattgctgcTCCAGACTTGCCTTAACAATGAGTTTCATTCTTGCCTTTGCTAGTTTTGTCTTCCTTATATTTACCTGGCATTCCCTTTTGGGTGAAGAAATTTTACCTAACTGTTCAGAAGTTAACTATCTCTTCACACTTTGCCTTCCCTGATGAGACCTGTCAGTCAAGGTCATACAGTCAGCCCCTGTTAGACAAATTAAAACAAGCAGCTGAACAGGTTGTGGGGTGTTTGTCCTCATTTACAAATGGGATGCACAGGTTAAGGACGTAGGCAGTGTGAGCATTAACTAAGAAGAACATGAATTGGTAACTCTtgtcctttctttaaaaaatgcaggTGTCTGTTTCAGATGAGCCAGAAACACTGTACAAGAGACTGTCCATTTTAGCTAAAGGTCACGATAAAGCTGTGTTGGACAGCTATGAATATTTTGCAGTGCTTGCAGCTAAAGAACTTGGCATCTCTGTTGAAAAAGTGTAAGTAACTGATCTGTAGAGTGACGTGGTGTCAGATGCTTCTTTTGTCATCTACTGTAATTCAGGTTCTGTGctcagaagtatttttttttcttttttgttttaagaaatgGATGTCATATGACAGTTTTTTCTCAGATTATAAATCTGACACTTCTTAGATGGCAGCACAATAGTAAGAAAGCAGttctgccctcagccctgccataGTGGACTGCATGAA
It contains:
- the MRPS10 gene encoding small ribosomal subunit protein uS10m, giving the protein MAAWGLWRRLWQGSTFPVNYASRIMQKQYFLPSSNLMGAQLAGSHVDTQEPKTNPLVSVSDEPETLYKRLSILAKGHDKAVLDSYEYFAVLAAKELGISVEKVHKPQKTIERLTLLKSVHIYKKHRVQYEMRTHYMCLELKYLTSSTAAVYLEYVQRNLPEGVAMEVKKTKIERIPEHIKKPVWDTLPQIEETEVKS